The genome window AAAGACTGGCCACCACTCAAAAATTTTCGTAAACACATCTCCTGGTACAAACATAACAATCGGTACAAACCATAATTTTCTTAATTGAAAGGAACCGATTAATTTACCGCGCTTACTTTTCCGAAGAGATGGAGAGGGATTTTTTGCGCTTGTATACTGGATTAAGAAAGCTTCTACAAATAACAATACTGCGAGCAGAAATGTCATGGAAATCATAAAGTTATCAATAAAAACCGAGTCATATGTGAATACCTCATTCGTAAACGGCGCTAAACTCACATCAAAATAATAGCAGAAATAAAAAATCAAACTCGTAATCCCGATAGTAAATGCCGTTGAACTCAAACGGAACATTCCTACAATTAGCAAGAAACAAGCTACCACATTGAAAATAGCAACCCACTCTATCATCACACCAAATCCAATGAGAGAAGTAATGACAGAAATAGCTAATCCAAATAACAAACTCACACCAAAGAAATTTTTCAATTCTAACCAAGGTGAATAAATACTGATACTAAATGATTTTCGTTCCCACTTCACACGGTTAAAACCAGCCAATATCGCTAAAAGAATTCCTACATACAATGCTGGTTGTAGAAGTAGTCTCCCTATTCCATTTAGTATTTCAACAAAAACATCCATTTTCTACACCAGCTTTCCCTAATACTTCTATAATATAGGCGATAAAAGTCGGCTTACCGCTTCTTTAAATTTAATCCATAAAGATCGTTTTGCATATAATTCAGGTGTTAGTTGATACGATTTTAAAATATCTTCCAAAAAGGCATCTTCTAGTTTTTGCACCATTTGTTTTTCATAAATAAAAGCATTTACTTCAAAATTAAGTCGGAAACTACGGAAATCCATATTTGCGGTTCCAACTGAAGCAATTTCACCATCTACAACGAGGGTTTTTGCGTGAATAAAGCCATTATCGTAAATAAAGATTTTCGCACCTGTTTCCATTAACTCACCGGCATAATTAGTTGTTGCGCGGTAAACAAAAGCATGGTCTGGCTTATTAGGAATCATAACACGGACATCTACCCCAGAAAGTGCTGCGATTTTGATTGCTTCAAGTAAACTTGCATCTGGAATAAAATAAGGTGATTGTAAATAAATTGTTTTTTTGGCGGCATTGATCATTTTGATGTAACCATTTTTGATTTGTTGCCATTCGGAATCAGGGCCACTCGAAACAATTTGCATACTTGTATGACCTTTCCCATGAAAAGTCGGGAAGTATCGCGCTTTGTAATCAATTTTATGTGTGGACGATGCAGAATTCCAATCCATAATAAAACGAGTTTGCATCGCATAAACAGCTTTTCCATGTACACGCAAATGTGTATCACGCCAGTAACCAAATTTCTTCGATGCCCCAAGATATTCATCACCAATATTAAAACCACCAATATAACCTACGTCTCCATCAATTATAGCTAATTTTCTATGATTTCGGTAGTTGAGACGGAAATTAATCAATGGTAATTTAGATGGAAAAAATGGTCTGACTAAACCGCCATTTTTTTGGAAGGTGCGGAAAAATGATTTTTTCGTTGTCCTTGATCCCATTGCATCATAAATAATTTTCACATTTAAACCTTCTGCTGCTTTTCTTTCGAGCACGCGCATTAAGCGATTGCCTAGTTCATCGGAATGAAAAATATAATAGATGAGATGTATATGATCTTTCGCTTTTTCAATATCAGCAATTAGCGCATCGAATTTCTCATGTCCGTCCACAAAAAGTTCCACTTCATTATCTTGCGTTAAAATAGCACCATCGTTCACGAGCAATAAATAAATTAAATCACGATGTTTTTTACATTCGGATCGCTAAATGGAAATTCTTTTTGCCGTATCATTTCTATTTGATTGGCAGTAGATTCCTGTATCCCAATTTTTTCTTGTCCCTTCCAATCAAAAATCTTTTTGCCTGATAGTTTTCTCCCAAAAATCAAATAGATAATGAAACCAAATATCGGAACAAAAGTTAAGACTAGCAACCAAGCCCAAGTGGCGGATGTATCGCGTCTTTCTAAGAAGACCGTCACTGCCGCAAAGAATACATTTAAAATTAGCAAAATCACTAATAGATAAGCCAACAGTCCCATTGTGTTCCCCCTTTTCTTACACAAACTGATAGTAGTATCATATCATAAAATCCGCATTTAGCCTATTCCAGTTCGTTTCTATGCAAGAAAAAACCATTGATTTATCATCAATGGTTTCTGAATTAAATATATGGTGCTGGATCGACTGGAATACCGTTTTTATGTATTTCAAAATGTAGATGTTGTCCTGTCGATTGACCTGTTGATCCCATAATACCAATTGGTTGGCCTTGGGAAACTTGTTGACCGGTAACTACTTTCAAACTGCCTGCACGCATATGTCCATATAGTGTCTGGAACCCGTTGCCATGGTCAATTTTTACTACATAGCCATAACCCCCAAATCCACTACCTGATGCACCAAACCCAGAAAATACAACTGTTCCGGATGCTGCAGCTGAAACAGTAACTGTACCACCACCAGCAATATCTTGACCTTTATGGGATTCGTATTTGCCAGTCACGGGATTTGTTCGTTCACTAAATCCAGAAGTTAAAATACCAGAAGCTGGTTTAATAAATTGGCCTCCACCGGAACTTACTGTTTCTGTAGCTTCATTTGATGACGAACTTGGTTGTTTGACAACAGCGGCACTCTTAGCGCTTGATGCTGCCGCAGCTTCTTGCATTCGTTTTTCTTCGGCAGCTTTAATTGCAGCTTCTTGTTTTGCTTTTTCACCAGCAATATTAGAAGCAAGTCGTTTTTCTTCATCAGTAAGCGCACCTTGTTCACTAGCTAAAAGAGTTTGTTCGCTCTTAGTTAAGTCTTTTTTGTTTGCTAAAGCCATAACTAAATCATTTTTTTCTTGTTTTTGACTTTCCATATTGTTTTTCGAAACTTCTAATTCCACTGCAAGTACTTTTAGATTCTCTAGTTTTTTCTCAGAAGTAGATTCTGCTACTTTTAGCTTATCTTGATCATCTTTTTGGTCTTGCATAATATTTTGGTCCGCTTTTACAATTGCTGATACAACTGTCACGCGGTCAACAAGTTCTTTAAAATCATCTGCTTCAAAAATCATATCTAAATAAGAAGTGGCTGTTCCAGTTGTTTGGATAGCACGCGCTCGATTATCAAGTACTTTTTGACGATCTCGAATGTCATTGCGCAGTTTTTCCATTTCTTTTTGCAATTTCTTTAGTTTCTCGTTTTCAGAGCTCACTTTATCTTCCTGCTCTTTTAATTTCTTGTTAGTATCATCAAGACTTTTCATAAGCGATTCTAATTCTTTAGCAGCGTCTTTTTCAGCACTTTCTAAATGATTTAATTCTGAGTTTTTCGAGTCTATATTCTTATCTATTTCTGATTTTTTTTGTTCAATTTCATTTTGACGCTTTTGCATATCATTGATGGTATCCGCGTGTGCACCAGTCAGCGGCGCAGAAATAATCAAAAGGCTAAGTGCCGTTGCTACCCCATATTTTTTTAACATTTTAAGCTCCTTTTCTATTCTCTATTTGACTAGGAACTTCATAATTCCCTTTACCATACCATATAAAAAAGCACCTTTGTTTAAAACGACAAAGGTGCTTTTTAACTTTTCAATAATAATTAGAAGTTAGCTACGCGGCCATATCCTACAAGATATTTAGCCCAGTAACCGCTAGTGATGTTGTCATATTTAACGCCATTGTTTTGAGCATTGATCATTTGACCGCCACCCACATAAATTCCTACGTGAGCAATTCCGCTGCCATAGTTAAAGAATACTAAGTCACCTGGTTTTGCTTGGCTAGCGCTGATTTTAGATGCTGCTGCATATTGTCCACCAGATGTTCTTGGAAGAGAAACACCCGCTGCACGGAATGCATAAGAAGTAAATCCAGAACAGTCAAATGCGCTTGGTCCAGTTGCTCCAAGGCTATAAGGTTTTCCTAGTTGTGCGTTAGCTGCAGAAATCATTGCTGAGTATCCGCCACTAGATGGTGTTGCTGCGCTTGGTGCTGAATTGTTGTCATTTGACGCAACATTTTTTGTTGTATTAGATTTTTTGCTTGGTGTAGAAGTATCCGAACTACTTGATTCTTGTCCAACGTTTGAAGATGTTGCTTCACGTAATGCTGTCGCACGTGCTGTAGCTTCTTTAGCTGCTTTATCACGTTCACTTACAAGACCAGCTTTTGCATTTTCAGCACTTGCTTGATCAGAAGCTAGTTGAGCAACGATTGCTTCTTTTTCAGCTTTTTGTGCTTCGATTTTATTTTGTTGTGCTTCATATTCATGAATTGCTGTTGCTTGATCTTCTTGTTTTTTCTTAACAGCAGTTTGTTTTGTTTTTAAAGCTTTTTCATCATTTTGTTGATCTTCTAAAATAGATTTATCAGAATCAACTAATTGGTTAACTGCAGAAACACGTCCAACTAAGTCAGAAAGATTTTCTGCATCTAAGATAACTTCAAGATAAGCATTAGAATTAGAAGTTTTTTGCATCGCACGAGCACGTTCTTTTAAAACAGTTTCGCGTTCTTTAATACGTTCATTGATACTTTTAATATCTTCATTAAGTTTTTTTAGTTCTTTGCCTGTTTTATCAAATTCTCCTTGTAGAGATTTAGCTTTTTCTTGAGCTTTCTCAAGGTCTGCTACTAAACCAGAAAGATCTGATTGTAAATCTGTTTTTTTAGACTTGATGTCGTTAATTTTTTTATCTTGGTTTTGAATGTCTGTATTCACGTCCGCGAAAACATTAGTCGTAAAAGCTGGCGTCAAACTGATAACTGCTGCGAGTGAGATCGCAATAAACGTATTCTTTTTCAAAAAGTTTACCTCCTAAAAAGCTCCCTAGCTTTTTCTTTTAAATTATTTTTATTTCGATTCAAGTAATTTTCTGAGTTAGACTTTCAAGAATCTGCGGATAGATATTACGCTTCCCCAAATCCCGATTAGTACGCCGATTGCAATAATCAAGCCACTAATTTGATAAGCGAATGGTGTTGGAGGAAGAAGTGATAGCGAGCTTGTCACTAACTTCGGATTCACCAAGTTGTAAATATTAACATAGCCTATAAATGTTAACACCACTGGTAAAATCGAGCCAATTAATCCTAGCCAAGCACCTTCTAAAACGAAAGGCCAGCGTATGAACCAGTTGGTCGCTCCTACTAATTTCATTATTTCTATTTCTCTTCGACGGGAGAAAATTGCAATCTTGATTGTGTTTGATATTAAGAACATCGCTGTTAGTAATAACCCAATGCTTAGTATAATACCAGCATATCGTCCCCATTTCAAGGTATCAAACAATTTATCGACTGTTTTCTCACCATATTCTACATTATCTACGTACTGTAATTTTTCTACTTTTTTAGCAATAGTCTTCGTTTGTGTGGGCTCTTTAGCCTCTACAACAAACACATCGTATAGTGGATTATCTTGTTTAAACAATTCGAAGTTTTTGCCGTACGCACCAACTAATTTCTTCAATTCGTCATCCTTAGAAGAAAAGCTGACACTATCAACTCCATCAATCTTCTCAATGTTTTTCTCAAGTTCTTGCTGCTGTTTCTTGTCTGCGCTTAGAGAAATATGTACGTTAATTTGTACATTGTTTTCTACATCTGTTGCAAGCTTGTTCATGTTGATCAATATTGCAAAAAACACGCTGACTAAGATAAGTGTTACTGTTACTGCACTCGCTGCTGCAAAGGTCATCCAACCATTCCGGTAAAGGCTCTTAAAACTTTCTCTTATATGTCTTCCTACAGTCCTAAATTTCATAGCCATATTCTCCTTGCTGCTCATCTCGAACAATTCTTCCATTCTCGATAGCGATTACCCGGTGTTTCAATGTGTTAACAATTTCTTTGTTGTGGGTTGCCATCACGATGGTTGTTCCGCGATTGCTTATTTCTTCAAGGATATTCATGATTTCCCATGAAGTATCAGGATCTAGGTTACCGGTCGGTTCATCTGCTATTAATACTTTAGGCATATTTGCAATGGAGCGGGCAATGGATATCCGCTGTTGCTCACCACCGGAAAGTTCATCCGGCAACATTCTTACTTTATGCTTAAGGTTGACTAAATCTAGCACTTCCATAACACGTTCTTTAATTACGGATGGTTCTGTCTCAACCACTTCCATCGCATAAGCAATGTTTTCATAAACTGTTTTGCTTTGAAGTAATTTGTAATCTTGGAATACCACGCCTACATTACGACGTAAATATGGGATTTCACGATTTTTCATATTAATCAAATCAAATTTGTCTACGATGATTTTGCCTTTTGTCGCTCGTTCTTCTCTGTAAATCATTTTGATGAAGGTAGATTTACCAGCACCACTCGGACCTACTACATAAACAAATTCCCCTTCGCCAATGTTAATGTTGAGTCCATTGGCAGCTGTTATGCCGTTAGGGTATTTCTTATAAACATCTTCCATTAATATCATTTTATCACCTTACTATGCCTTTCTACTGAGTTACATTTTAGGTAATGCATGGTAACCATGAAGATGAGTTGTTTGTAGGTACGAATTTAAACTCACAACATAAGCTTAATTATACCATGACAGTTTTTCATCTATAGGTTAATTGCATTACAATTATATTTCAGGGTGTGACAATATCTCGATTATTGTAATAGGAAATACGATTATTACGTTGATTTCCAATTTATATTTGTCTGTGGTTTAGAGTTATTAAGACAAAATAAAAAAGAACCCACATTGGTCTTTTCTACTGCTAACATTGTAACTTGTTTTTACCCTAAATAACATTACAGGTACATTAAAAATCATTACAGTTCTAGCTAGCGGAATAGACCAATCCAGTTAAAATAGCTCGAGGTCTGCAACTAGGCTAAACTCGTTTGTCATCAAATTGTCAAAAAGCTGGCCTAAAAACTTAAAAAAGTACCATTTCCTGACTAAAAAAGTTAGGAAATGGTACTTTTTTATGATGTAAAACCTTCACCCATTACTTCACTTGCACTCATTACAACCACAAAAGCCTCTGGGTCTATCTCTTTTATAACTTCTTTTAACCTTGAAAATTCGCTTTGCGCAATGACACATAATAAAATTTGCTTGTCATCCTCTGTATATCCACCTTTTGCGGAGAGCCGAGTAATGCCTCGGTCAATTTTAAACAGAATTGCTTGGCGGATTGCTTCTTGATTTTCAGAAATAATAAAGACTGTTTTGGATTGATTTAAACCAACTTGTACCAAATCAATTGTTTTACTTGTAGCGAATAATCCGACAAGTGCGTACAGTCCTGATTCAATATCAAAAACAAACATCGCCGAAATAACAACGAATCCATCAATCAAAGCCACACAAATCCCCAATGTTAGATGGGAATATTTATGCAAAATTTGTGCTGCGACATCCGTGCCACCAGTAGATGCTTTGCCTCGAAAAACGATTCCAAGTCCCATTCCCACAAGTACGCCGCCAAACAAAGCAGCCACAAGAGGTTCATGCGTCCATGGTTCCAATCCTTGCGTTAAATACACAAAGAATGGCAAAAGCATTGTTCCAACAAAAGTTTTCAACCCGAATTGATAGCCTAAAAAGAATAATCCCGCTAGAAATAAAGGAATATTAAATGCCCACTGAATAAAAGCTGGATTCCAACCTGTTAAATAGTTAATAATCGTACTTATCCCACTCACTCCGCCAGAAGCAACGTGATTCGGGAGTAGTAAAACATTAAAAGCAAGTGCGATGAGAGCTGCACCTATAATGACATAAATATACTCAATTAATTTAGAAGCAACTGGGGATAGCGGTTGTTTCTTTCTTTTATTTGTCATCTCTTTTATCCAATCCTAGAACGCAAATATGCATTGATAAAGTCGTCTAAGTCTCCATCCATTACTGCTTGAATATTACCGGTTTCGTAATTTGTGCGATGATCTTTCACCATGGAGTAAGGGTGGAAAACATAGGAACGAATTTGGCTTCCCCAACCAATTTCTTTTTGTTCTCCACGAATTTCTGCTAGCTCGCGTTCTTTTTCTTCTTGTTCTTTTTGATACAGCTTTGTTTTTAACATTTTCATTGCTTGTTCACGGTTTTTAAGCTGTGAACGTTCAGATTGACAGGTTACGACAATCCCGGACGGAATATGCGTCATCCGAACTGCAGAGTCGGTTGTATTGATATGCTGTCCACCGGCACCAGTTGCGCGGTACGTATCAATTTTCAAATCTTCTGTACGAACTTCGATTTCAATATCGTCATCTAATTCTGGCATGACATCTACAGAAACAAATGATGTATGACGTCTACCTGATGAATCAAATGGAGAAATACGTACAAGACGATGTACTCCTTTTTCCGCTTTTAAATAGCCGTAAGCATTGTGGCCTTTTATAAGTAGCGTAACACTTTTTATTCCAGCTTCGTCCCCTGCTTGGTAATCGAGCATCTCTACTTTAAAGCCTTTTTTCTCAGACCAACGTTGATACATACGAAGTAACATCGAACCCCAGTCTTGTGATTCTGTACCACCAGCACCTGGATGAAGTTCTAAAATAGCATTATTTTTGTCATATGGATCACTTAGCATCAGTTTTAATTCAAATTCACTAATAGTCGCCATGTAAGCTTTAATATCTTTTTCTAATTCTTCTTGTAAATCTTCATCCGCTTCTTCTTTTAACAGTTCCAGACTAATTTCCATGCTTTCTTGTTCTTCTTCTAGCGCATGGAACGCTTGGTATGTTTCTTTATATACATTGGATTCATTGATTACTTTTTGCGCTGCTTGTTGGTCGTTCCAAAAATTCGGATCCAACATTTGGTCTTCTAACTCAGCAATTCGAACTTCCATGCTGTCTAAGTCAAAGAGACCCCCTAAAGTCTTTGATTTGCTGTGCTGTTTTCTCTAGTTCATTACGAATTTCTGCTAATTCCATTCTAATTCCACCTTTTTTGAATTTACTTACAAACTTTCATAGCAAAAAGCGCCGTCTTGCAGGCGCTTTTTAAATTGTTTTAATCTATGCTTCTTTACCATGACAATTTTTATATTTTTTACCGCTACCACAAGGACATGGATCATTACGTCCAATGTGTTGATCTTTGCGGATTGGTTGGCGTTTCGCTTCTGGTTTACCTTCAGCAGGATTAATTGCTTCTCCCTTGGCAACTTGCTCGCGTTCAAGGTTTTGGCGAATTTCAGCTTTCATGATATAACGCGCCACGTCTTCATCGATGGAAGATACCATCGCTTCAAACATTTCGAAGCCTTCTGATTGATACTCACGAAGCGGATCAATTTGACCGTACGCACGTAAATGAATACCGTCACGTAAATGATCCATTGCATCAATATGATCAACCCATTTAGTATCAACAACACGAAGCAATACTACTTTTTCGAATTCGTTAAATTCTTCTGGAGGTAGTAGTGTTTCTTTTTCGTCGTAAGCCGCTTTGATTTTATCTAAAATTAGATTTTGAATATCTTCGCTTGTTCTATTTTGTAGATCTTCTAGTGTGATTGTACCTTCAGGAAGTAAGTTCGCATCCACATAGTCGATAATTCCTTGTAAATTCCAAGCTTCTTCAGGTTCATGACTTGATGCATTACTAGAAACGATAAAGTTGACTGTACGTTGAATCATTTGTTCAATAATTTCACGCAAACTGTTTTCTGCATTAATTACTTCATAACGCTGTTTATAGATAACTTCACGTTGTTGGCGAAGTACATCATCATATTGTAAAACTTGTTTCCGGGAATCAAAGTTATTTCCTTCCACACGTCTTTGTGCGGATTCAACTGCACGACTAACCATTTTACTTTGGATAGCATCTTCTGCCATACCAAAGCGTTCCATCATTGATTTCATATTGTCCGAACCGAAACGACGCATCAATTCATCTTCCATAGAAAGATAAAATTGAGTCACACCAGGGTCCCCTTGACGTCCAGAACGACCACGTAACTGGTTATCTATCCGACGTGATTCATGACGTTCTGTACCAATAACTGCTAAACCTCCAGCTTCAATCGTACCTTCACCAAGTTTGATATCCGTACCACGACCAGCCATGTTGGTTGCGATTACTACCGCACCACGTTCACCTGCATGTTTAATGATATCAGCTTCGCGTTCATGTTGCTTCGCGTTTAGTACATCATGCTTAATTCCTTTGCGTTTTAATTTGCTAGAAATAAGTTCGGATGTTTCAATCGCAACAGTCCCGACTAATACGGGTTGTCCTTTTGCATGACGCTCGGCGATATCTTCAACTACTGCATTAAATTTCGCTTCAATCGTTGTGTAAATTAAATCAGGACGGTCATCACGAATAATTACTTTATTAGTTGGAATTTCAATAACGCGCATATTATAAATATCGCGGAACTCTTCTTCTTCCGTTTTTGCAGTACCCGTCATCCCTGCAAGTTTTTTATACATACGGAAATAGTTTTGGAATGTAATTGTCGCCATTGTTTTGGATTCGTTTTGAATAGTTACGCCTTCTTTTGCTTCAAGCGCTTGGTGTAAGCCTTCACTGAAACGACGACCTTTCATAATACGACCAGTAAATTGGTCAACGATTAATACTTCATCATCTTGAACAACATAATCGACATCTAGACTCATTGTATAGTTAGCTTTTAACGCTTGAGCAATATGATGTAAAATTACGGTATTTTCCAAATCAAAAAGGTTCTCTACATCAAAGTAGTTTTCTCCTTTTGTCATACCGTCTTCGGTTAATTGAACAGATTTTGTTTTAATATCAACTGTATAATCTTCCTCTTCTGTAAGAGTACGGACAAAAGTATTTGCACGCACATATAGAATAGTCGATTTTTCCGCTTCTCCAGAAATAATTAATGGTGTTCTCGCTTCATCGACCAAAATGGAATCGACTTCATCGATAACAGCAAAAGCTAGCGGACGTTGTACCATTTCTTCTTTGTAAACGACCATGTTATCACGCAAATAGTCAAATCCTAATTCATTATTTGTGCTATACGTAATATCACATGCATAAGCTTCTCGTTTTTCTGTACTCGATAAAGCATTTAGGTTAAGCCCTACAGAAAGTCCAAGGAAATTGTATAAAACTCCCATTTCTTCGGCATCACGATGAGCTAAGTATTCATTGACAGTAACCACATGCACCCCTTCACCAGAAAGTGCATTTAAATAAACTGGTAGTGTCGCTGTTAACGTTTTACCTTCACCAGTTTTCATCTCTGCAATGTTACCTTCGTGGAGAACAATTCCACCCATTAATTGAACTTTAAATGGATACAATCCTAGCGCACGTTTCGCACCTTCTCTGGCAACAGCAAATGCTTCTACCAATAAGTCATCCAGCGTCTCACCTTTTTGAACACGCTCTTTAAACTCTACTGTTTTTTCACGTAGAGCATCATCCGAAAGAGCCGCAGTTTCATCCGCTAAAGCAATAATCTCATCTGCTTTTCTCTCCAAATATTTAACATCTTTTTTTCCTGATTCAAAAATCTTTTTCAATAGTCCAGCCATTTAAATTCTCCTCTACTGTTTTCGCTGTCATCGCGCGGTTTCATCTATAATAACTTTCAGGAATTATCTTCACTTAAATATACAAACTAATTCTATCACTTATTAACTAAAATATACAACTGGTTATCTCTTTTTAGTCAATAAAATTATCAAAATGCCATAAATTCTTCATCTAAAAGTAAAAAAATGGAGACCTAGATTGGCCCCCATCTGTAAATTATTATTTTAAATTAGTTTGTTTCAATCAAACCATACTTACCGTCTTTACGAGAATAAACGATATTAGTACCATTTGTTTCTGCATCAGTGTATACATAGAAACTATGACCTAACAAGTTCATTTGTAAAACAGCTTCTTCACTATCCATCGGTTTCAATGAAAATTGTTTTGTTCTTACAATTTCAAGATCAAAATCTCCTTCATTTTCTTCTGGTGGTGTGCTGCCGTTAACATCAGAATAAGCAAAATAATCTCTTTCTGCACCTTTGTCGCGGAACTTGCGGTTTACTTTTGTTTTATGTTTGCGAATTTGTCTTTCTAATTTATCTACAATTAAATCGATGCTAGCATATAAATCTCCACTTGTTTCTTCTGCACGTAGCACAAGATTTGGGAGCGGAATGGTCACTTCAACTTTCGCATTTTTATCGGAATATACTTTTAAATTAACATGAACGTTAGCGTCTGGAGTCTCCGTAAAATATCGTTCTAATTTATCGATTTTCTTTTCAACATAATCTCGAATCGGTTCTGTTACTTCAATATTTTCTCCACGAATGTTGTACTTAAGCATAGCAATTCCTCCTTTGAAATAAAACAAAATAACGATAAAGAAGAGTATTCTTCTTACCCTTAGTCTACGTGAAAACGATGTGTTTTGCAAACATTTGCACAAAGAGCTAAGAAGCTTACATTCACTTATCTTTATTTAGTATTTTATTCCACTAATACCGCTTCCGCAAACCTCTTTTAGAAGATAAATATCAACTATCTGAATATTGTTAGTGCGCTCACCTTGTGCACTCCAGCTTCTTTTAAGATTTGTGCTGCTAGGTTAAGTGTGCTTCCTGTGGTGTATATATCATCAAATAATATTACTTCTGTTGACTTCAAAATTTCTTTTCCTGAAAAGTAAAATGCTTGTTCAGATGCTAATCGTTCCCTCTTTGTCTTTTTAGATTGCTTCTCTGTATGCTTTTTGGCTAAAAGCTCTTCGTATAGGATGCCAGATTGTTTTAATATCGCGGTTGTTTGATTAAACCCGCGTTCTAATTTCCGCGTCTCGCTTACTGGAATTGGCACAATCTTCTCTTTCTTTTCTGATAGAAAGGTACTTAATTCCTTTTTGAAAATAGCCCCTATTTCATAATCCCCTTGAAATTTAAACTTCTTCATATATTCTTTGGCGAAATCATTGTAACGATAGATGGATTTATTACTATCTAAAAAATGTGTTCTACTTTGGCAGTCCTCGCAGACATCATCTAAGGATTCTTTACTACAATTTTTACATAGTAAGCCAGTTAGTTTTTCAAACCCCGCTAAGCATAAATTACAACAAATTGGCAGAGGTTCAAATAACCAACTTGTTTCCCAACTGGCACTTTGCCTAACCGGCTGAAAACAAAGTAAGCAATTAGTCATCTAACATCCCTTCTATCACTCCTTGTTGATTCATTTTTTGAATGTGAGAGATAGCTTGCTTCATTTCTATTGTTTTACCGTAATGAAAAAAACAAACGTCTCCAGTCGGATGGGATATTTTCCTACCTGCTCTTCCTGAAATCTGAACTAAAGCAGCTTCCGTAAAAATACGACCCTCACTTCCAAACACCGCTACTTGCACATCTGTAAAAGTAACGCCTCTCTCTAAAATTGTAGTTGTTAATAACAGTTTGATTTTCCCTTTTCGTAGCCATTCCACTTTCTCTTTGCGCAATTCATCGGCTGAATGGACTGTCACTGGGCGGATATAACCCTTATTTTCAAGTGCCTTTGCAAATTTATTCATAGCATCAATTTCTGGAAAGAAAATTAAAGCCGGCTGATCTTTCTTCTCCACACCATTCATCCACTGAATAAGCTTGGGAGATATTTTCCCTTTAGCTAAATTCTTTTTCCATGGACCAATCCAGCACGTTCTTGGCACAGGCAATTTCTTTCGGTGATATCGTCCAGGAATTTTCACAAAATTACGTTTTCCTTTTACACACTCTTCTTGCCACTTTTTCTCTGGTGTTGCTGTGATTATTATTGTGGAACCTTCTTTTGTCCTGGCTTTCATAACGGCATATTCTAAAAAAGGGTCTTTTGCATAAGGAAATGCATCTACTTCATCAATAAAAATAACTTGAAACGTTT of Listeria monocytogenes contains these proteins:
- a CDS encoding DEAD/DEAH box helicase; the encoded protein is MDIFPGRLYQEREIESNEGLREVVAIESNKCFRCGNTDAQLFGKMCCALCKREDCIYCRNCIVMGRVNSCQKLYYQQAMLLPKTKEILLRWEGVLSAGQRKASNAVVINLKGKMDMLLWAVAGSGKTEMMFEGMDWALRQGFRICVASPRVDVCLELLPRLKEAFPSMDIVCLYGDSKDNYQGEQFVIATTHQLIRFYETFQVIFIDEVDAFPYAKDPFLEYAVMKARTKEGSTIIITATPEKKWQEECVKGKRNFVKIPGRYHRKKLPVPRTCWIGPWKKNLAKGKISPKLIQWMNGVEKKDQPALIFFPEIDAMNKFAKALENKGYIRPVTVHSADELRKEKVEWLRKGKIKLLLTTTILERGVTFTDVQVAVFGSEGRIFTEAALVQISGRAGRKISHPTGDVCFFHYGKTIEMKQAISHIQKMNQQGVIEGMLDD